Proteins co-encoded in one Megalopta genalis isolate 19385.01 unplaced genomic scaffold, iyMegGena1_principal scaffold0023, whole genome shotgun sequence genomic window:
- the Rip11 gene encoding rab11 interacting protein isoform X1, which yields MWSPTHVQVTVQRARNLLTKGKHKTNDCFVTIALGKEKYQTSVKEKAARDVEWHEECELIIPEQGNTAEIVLTALHRNFLGVDEFLGTISIPLSSFDVYERPRNRWYTLGSKPGKENTKERGELEVKIGFIVKAGSLTDLSHKERHKSSLGQLSNAAHSIGGSLLSIGSLEKRKGLKKLAKSIGNRVKGKSKHNLDKEDGLDERDERKFRTPTKQQPGEADPGVISEDEDEFTFDDLSHKSSASSLNAPVVGGNSNSVVSVSSSVSSGNHSNEANHPPPAPANAAPSKPPRYSMSASTTSLSKVDNTKDDEWGLKLYGKQTPNNVKRWENKPSPKIVIDEPKEDHREASPVRSPSLTTLRFQETPEPPLPAPREVLQNKNKEERPVSNKDKSAKEEKLKEKKEDRYGCWSPKDDKQSRKDKKKEKENNKLKELNDDNNHLSSERIIIGGEDAIRSTITGKSHLPHEVLSQFDGKSREDLIELTLQLQAEVMQKKKRLNDLEDYIDALLLRVIECSPRLLQNPYQSQRRLSSPGHQ from the exons ATGTGGAGCCCGACGCACGTCCAAGTGACAG TTCAAAGAGCAAGAAATCTATTGACCAAGGGAAAACACA AAACCAACGATTGTTTCGTGACGATCGCCCTCGGTAAGGAGAAGTATCAGACCTCTGTGAAGGAGAAGGCCGCGAGGGACGTAGAATGGCACGAGGAATGCGAATTAATTATCCCGGAGCAGGGGAACACCGCGGAAATCGTGCTGACAGCCCTTCATCGTAATTTCCTGGGTGTCGACGAGTTCCTTGGCACCATCAGCATACCTTTGTCCAGCTTCGACGTCTACGAGAGACCCAGGAACAGATG GTACACCCTCGGAAGTAAACCGGGCAAGGAGAATACGAAGGAGCGCGGCGAGCTCGAAGTGAAGATCGGATTCATCGTGAAGGCAGGCAGCTTGACAGATTTGAGTCACAAAGAGCGGCACAAGAGCTCTTTGGGACAACTATCCAACGCCGCCCATTCGATCGGCGGAAGTTTGCTGAGCATAGGAAGCCTGGAGAAACGGAAAGGCCTGAAGAAGTTGGCGAAATCCATCGGCAATCGCGTGAAAGGGAAAAGCAAGCATAATCTTGACAAAGAGGACGGTTTGGACGAGAGGGACGAGCGGAAGTTTCGAACTCCCACCAAGCAACAACCTGGCGAGGCTGATCCCGGTGTAATCagcgaggacgaggacgaaTTTAcg TTCGACGACCTGTCGCACAAGAGTTCGGCCTCGTCTTTGAATGCCCCTGTCGTGGGCGGCAACAGCAACAGCGTGGTTTCCGTTTCTTCGAGCGTCTCTTCCGGCAATCATTCTAACGAGGCCAACCACCCACCGCCTGCGCCAGCTAACGCAGCGCCCAGCAAACCGCCTAGATATTCTATGAGCGCATCCACCACTTCTTTATCGAAGGTCGATAACACCAAGGACGACGAGTGGGGTCTGAAACTGTACGGGAAACAAACCCCTAATAACGTTAAACG ATGGGAGAACAAGCCAAGTCCAAAGATCGTGATCGACGAGCCGAAAGAGGATCATCGCGAAGCGTCACCGGTTCGTTCACCGTCGTTGACGACCTTGAGATTCCAAGAAACACCGGAGCCGCCGTTACCAGCGCCGCGTGAAGTCCTgcagaacaagaacaaagaGGAGAGACCCGTGTCGAATAAAGATAAGAGCGCGAAAGAGGAGAAACTGAAGGAGAAGAAGGAGGATCGATATGGTTGCTGGAGTCCCAAGGACGACAAACAGTCGAGGAAAGACAAGAAAAAGGAGAAAGAGAATAATAAACTGAAGGAGCTGAACGACGATAATAATCATTTGTCTTCGGAAAGAATCATCATCGGCGGCGAGGACGCGATTCGAAGCACCATCACTGGAAAGAGCCACCTGCCGCACGAGGTTCTTTCTCAGTTTGATGGGAAATCGAGAGAG GACTTGATAGAGCTAACGCTGCAGCTGCAGGCGGAAGTGATGCAGAAAAAGAAGCGTTTGAACGATTTGGAAGATTACATAGACGCGTTGTTGTTACGTGTTATCGAATGCTCGCCACGCTTGCTGCAGAATCCCTATCAATCGCAGAGACGTTTGTCGTCGCCCGGACATCAGTAG
- the Rip11 gene encoding rab11 interacting protein isoform X2, which translates to MDLSSTTPTFVYLVFESQWISGSAIGASEESSIMLLRLCSKSKKSIDQGKTQYTLGSKPGKENTKERGELEVKIGFIVKAGSLTDLSHKERHKSSLGQLSNAAHSIGGSLLSIGSLEKRKGLKKLAKSIGNRVKGKSKHNLDKEDGLDERDERKFRTPTKQQPGEADPGVISEDEDEFTFDDLSHKSSASSLNAPVVGGNSNSVVSVSSSVSSGNHSNEANHPPPAPANAAPSKPPRYSMSASTTSLSKVDNTKDDEWGLKLYGKQTPNNVKRWENKPSPKIVIDEPKEDHREASPVRSPSLTTLRFQETPEPPLPAPREVLQNKNKEERPVSNKDKSAKEEKLKEKKEDRYGCWSPKDDKQSRKDKKKEKENNKLKELNDDNNHLSSERIIIGGEDAIRSTITGKSHLPHEVLSQFDGKSREDLIELTLQLQAEVMQKKKRLNDLEDYIDALLLRVIECSPRLLQNPYQSQRRLSSPGHQ; encoded by the exons ATGgatttatcttcgacgacgcCTACGTTTGTTTATCTCGTTTTCGAATCCCAATGGATCTCTGGCTCGGCGATCGGTGCATCAGAAGAAAGTTCGATTATGCTCTTACGTCTATG TTCAAAGAGCAAGAAATCTATTGACCAAGGGAAAACACA GTACACCCTCGGAAGTAAACCGGGCAAGGAGAATACGAAGGAGCGCGGCGAGCTCGAAGTGAAGATCGGATTCATCGTGAAGGCAGGCAGCTTGACAGATTTGAGTCACAAAGAGCGGCACAAGAGCTCTTTGGGACAACTATCCAACGCCGCCCATTCGATCGGCGGAAGTTTGCTGAGCATAGGAAGCCTGGAGAAACGGAAAGGCCTGAAGAAGTTGGCGAAATCCATCGGCAATCGCGTGAAAGGGAAAAGCAAGCATAATCTTGACAAAGAGGACGGTTTGGACGAGAGGGACGAGCGGAAGTTTCGAACTCCCACCAAGCAACAACCTGGCGAGGCTGATCCCGGTGTAATCagcgaggacgaggacgaaTTTAcg TTCGACGACCTGTCGCACAAGAGTTCGGCCTCGTCTTTGAATGCCCCTGTCGTGGGCGGCAACAGCAACAGCGTGGTTTCCGTTTCTTCGAGCGTCTCTTCCGGCAATCATTCTAACGAGGCCAACCACCCACCGCCTGCGCCAGCTAACGCAGCGCCCAGCAAACCGCCTAGATATTCTATGAGCGCATCCACCACTTCTTTATCGAAGGTCGATAACACCAAGGACGACGAGTGGGGTCTGAAACTGTACGGGAAACAAACCCCTAATAACGTTAAACG ATGGGAGAACAAGCCAAGTCCAAAGATCGTGATCGACGAGCCGAAAGAGGATCATCGCGAAGCGTCACCGGTTCGTTCACCGTCGTTGACGACCTTGAGATTCCAAGAAACACCGGAGCCGCCGTTACCAGCGCCGCGTGAAGTCCTgcagaacaagaacaaagaGGAGAGACCCGTGTCGAATAAAGATAAGAGCGCGAAAGAGGAGAAACTGAAGGAGAAGAAGGAGGATCGATATGGTTGCTGGAGTCCCAAGGACGACAAACAGTCGAGGAAAGACAAGAAAAAGGAGAAAGAGAATAATAAACTGAAGGAGCTGAACGACGATAATAATCATTTGTCTTCGGAAAGAATCATCATCGGCGGCGAGGACGCGATTCGAAGCACCATCACTGGAAAGAGCCACCTGCCGCACGAGGTTCTTTCTCAGTTTGATGGGAAATCGAGAGAG GACTTGATAGAGCTAACGCTGCAGCTGCAGGCGGAAGTGATGCAGAAAAAGAAGCGTTTGAACGATTTGGAAGATTACATAGACGCGTTGTTGTTACGTGTTATCGAATGCTCGCCACGCTTGCTGCAGAATCCCTATCAATCGCAGAGACGTTTGTCGTCGCCCGGACATCAGTAG
- the LOC117217845 gene encoding dnaJ homolog subfamily C member 2 gives MTDGTGNDDTTAFNTISDSSKAETSTAGPLVLYSTAQAWQAQFYRSITQPYMITESSDEEDLSNYQFEDDLEYLRSLDPKEWKDQDHYAVLGLKRVRHKATEEIIKRAYKQKILKHHPDKRKALGEEIRRDDDYFTCITRAWETLGNVAKRKSYDSVDPYFNDDLPDEKDCKTNFYMAMGKAFRDNARWSVKQPVPRLGGPDTPRAKVEQFYSFWYDFESWREYSYLDEEDKESGQDRDMRKWIEKKNKATRAKRKKEEMARIRGLVHMAYNTDPRIKKFQQDDKDKKTAVKKAKQDAAKARQQEEERIARDAAEKERLEKEKRESEEKAKMEALKQEREALKKALRKERKAIRDFCKANNYFANNAAESIRHMESVEKICELFKLVQLEEAMKKLQAEGRSAFIDIMKDTEKRIEAERRIGFTTNDTRNTPEKQVKSHTAPWNENDLQLLIKAVNLFPAGTNQRWEVVANFINQHSSSTAGVTRDAKEVLAKAKDLQSTDFSKSSLKEQANKKAFDNFIAEKKAKESVEERMPAVTERLDHPMANGISAEQKETKKEPQPWTPAEQKLLEQALKTYPTTVPDRWDQIAACIPTRTKKECVRRYKELVELVKAKKAAQVMK, from the exons ATGACAGACGGCACGGGCAACGATGACACCACTGCCTTCAACACGATATCAG ACTCGTCGAAAGCGGAGACAAGTACGGCCGGCCCGCTGGTTCTTTATTCTACAGCACAAGCATGGCAAGCACAGTTTTATCGGAGCATTACACAGCCATACATGATAACGGAGTCGTCGGACGAAGAAGATCTTTCCAATTATCAGTTCGAGGATGACCTAGAGTACTTGAGGTCGTTGGACCCAAAGGAGTGGAAAGACCAAGATCATTACGCCGTGTTAGGCTTGAAAAGAGTCAGGCACAAAGCGACCGAAGAGATTATTAAAAGGGCTT ATAAGCAGAAGATCCTGAAACATCATCCGGACAAACGAAAGGCGCTGGGAGAGGAGATCCGGCGGGACGACGATTATTTCACCTGCATCACGAGGGCGTGGGAGACCCTGGGCAACGTTGCCAAGAGGAAGAGCTACGACAGCGTAGACCCGTACTTTAACGACGACTTGCCAGACGAGAAAGACTGTAAAACCAACTTCTACATGGCGATGGGTAAAGCGTTCAGGGACAATGCCAGATGGTCTGTGAAGCAGCCGGTACCGCGATTAGGTGGGCCGGATACACCTAGAGCGAAAGTCGAACAGTTTTACTCTTTCTGGTACGATTTCGAGTCATGGCGCGAATACTCCTACTTGGACGAGGAGGACAAGGAAAGCGGACAGGA TCGAGATATGCGCAAGTGGATCGAAAAGAAGAACAAAGCGACACGCGCGAAGCGGAAGAAGGAGGAAATGGCTCGTATACGTGGCCTGGTCCACATGGCTTACAATACCGACCCGAGGATAAAGAAGTTCCAGCAGGACGACAAGGACAAGAAGACGGCGGTGAAGAAGGCGAAGCAGGACGCGGCGAAGGCCAGACAGCAGGAGGAAGAGAGAATAGCGAGGGACGCGGCGGAGAAGGAGCGATTGGAGAAGGAGAAGCGAGAGAGCGAGGAGAAAGCAAAGATGGAGGCACTGAAGCAGGAGAGGGAGGCGCTGAAGAAGGCGCTTCGCAAAGAGAGGAAAGCGATCAGGGATTTCTGCAAAGCGAACAACTACTTCGCGAACAACGCGGCCGAAAGCATCAGGCACATGGAAAGCGTGGAGAAGATCTGCGAGCTGTTCAAGCTGGTCCAGCTGGAGGAGGCGATGAAGAAGCTGCAGGCGGAGGGTAGGTCGGCGTTCATCGACATCATGAAGGACACCGAGAAGAGAATAGAGGCGGAGCGTAGGATAGGCTTCACCACGAATGACACGAGGAATACGCCGGAGAAGCAGGTGAAGTCTCACACGGCTCCGTGGAACGAGAACGACCTTCAGCTGCTGATCAAGGCGGTGAACCTGTTCCCGGCCGGAACGAATCAGCGCTGGGAGGTGGTCGCTAACTTTATCAACCAACACAGCAGCTCCACGGCCGGAGTGACTCGCGACGCGAAAGAAGTCCTCGCGAAAGCCAAGGACCTGCAGTCCACGGACTTCAGCAAGTCCAGCTTGAAGGAGCAGGCGAACAAGAAGGCCTTCGACAATTTCATCGCGGAGAAAAAGGCCAAGGAGTCGGTGGAGGAGCGGATGCCGGCGGTTACGGAGCGCCTCGATCATCCTATGGCTAATGGGATCTCGGCGGAGCAAAAGGAAACCAAGAAGGAACCCCAGCCTTGGACACCGGCCGAACAGAAGCTGCTGGAGCAGGCTCTGAAAACCTATCCCACCACGGTGCCCGATAGGTGGGATCAAATCGCCGCGTGCATACCGACTAGAACGAAAAAGGAGTGCGTCAGGAGATACAAG GAGCTGGTGGAGCTGGTAAAAGCGAAAAAGGCGGCGCAAGTGATGAAATAA